The following nucleotide sequence is from Alkalihalobacillus sp. LMS39.
GCTCAGCAGGCAGATGGCAGTTCGTTCATTTAGCAGTATGGCTACTTTGGTTGTAAAATTTGGATTGCCCCCCGTGTGTTCTATAATCGTTTGGTCGGCGTTTACCGACCATCCTGCCGCATAATACATATTGTTGACAGCCGAAACAGACATATCACCCCTATGTGATTTTTCGATAAGCGTGTGAAATATTTCGGGTATGTCCTGCACAATACCCATCTGTATGCCCATCCAACGCGCCATATCTTTTGTATTAGAAATGATGTAGCCTGCGGGTTTATTCCCAGCATAATCAGGAGCATTAAATGGAGTTGTCATAAAAAAGGAAGAACGGTACCCCTGTGCCAACTGTCCAGTGGCATGGGCATCTTCTTTATAAAGATACGTCTGGTGAAGACCTAACGGCTGAAATACCTGTTCCCTCATAAAGTCTTCATAGCTTTGTCGCGACACAACCTCAATAACCAAACCCAATACGTCATAATTAACTGTTCCATAGTTATACTGTTCACCGGGAGCGAACGCCAATTCAGCATCTACAAGCATTTCCACAGTCTTTTGCAACATATCCGGAGTATTGCCTTGTGGAATATATTGAATATGCCTAAAATTTGTTAGACCACTGGTATGGTGAAGAAAGTTATTTAGTGTAAGCTTTTTCATATCGACGGGTTTCCCTTGATACTTTAACGTAAACCAAGGTAAATATTTTTGGACAGGATCAGTCATTGAGAGCAGCCCTTGCTCTTCCAACAGCATAATACCCATTCCGGTAAAAGCTTTACTGACCGAGGCTAACTCATAGAGTGTATGTTCACTTGCAGACAACCCCTTTTCACGGTCAGCATACCCTGAAGAAAAGTAGAACACTTCATCATCAGCAAGTATTGAGAGCGACATCCCCGGCACACCTGATATACGAGTGGCATCATCTAGCAAAGATTGGATTGCCGCAGATTTTGAATCTGACAACGCATAACTTTGTGTTGGGAATCCTGAGAATAATATAAATATCGTTAATACAAAAGCAATAATCTTTTTCATAAACTCTCCTTTTTGAAAAATTTATAAGAGAATTATATAAATAACCTACTTTTACAACTACTAAAGTAAATTTAAATTTATTTCATTTTCGATAAGGGTCTTACACCTAACAACCCATTGACGAAACAATTCATAGGCCACATTACCAAAGAACAATTATCCTCCCTCTATCAAAACTGTTCTTGTATCTTCAAAACTTTAAGAACTTCTATTGCAATTGAGATTGAACGAAAAGCCTCCGTTTGTTAATTCTTCTTTTGAACTTTTTGAAAGTACCCAATTTTAGTTGAAATATAGTTTGAGTAGTTCTTTAAGGGATAAATGATTTTGGTTCGTCATTTCAATAAAATAATCTAATTGCCATTTTTGTGTGGCAATAGCCTCTTTGCTAGTTGGTATTTCCCAACTAGGATAAACCCGAATTGCCATTTTTCCTTTTGTATTGTTTGTTTTTAGGATCTTTTGTTTTAAAAGAACTTCTTTTGGAAAAATGAATTGTCCAATGTTATTTGTACTAGTAAAAGTATTAATAACTAATAAATCAGTAGAGGCTGGGACAAAACAGTAAATAAAAAATGAGTGGCACTCACCCTGATGAGTTGGGGTGAGTGCCACTCTTTATTTTACATTTTTAGATTTTAGTAATTTTTAGGATTTAAATAAGGATACCATCTGATAAAATTAAAGTAACCACACAATAACTTAACGGAGGTATCCTTATGTTTAAACATTATACCATGAATCAAATCATTTTACCGCTAGATTTAGAAGTAAAACTTCAAGAAAATGATATTGC
It contains:
- a CDS encoding serine hydrolase domain-containing protein, which translates into the protein MKKIIAFVLTIFILFSGFPTQSYALSDSKSAAIQSLLDDATRISGVPGMSLSILADDEVFYFSSGYADREKGLSASEHTLYELASVSKAFTGMGIMLLEEQGLLSMTDPVQKYLPWFTLKYQGKPVDMKKLTLNNFLHHTSGLTNFRHIQYIPQGNTPDMLQKTVEMLVDAELAFAPGEQYNYGTVNYDVLGLVIEVVSRQSYEDFMREQVFQPLGLHQTYLYKEDAHATGQLAQGYRSSFFMTTPFNAPDYAGNKPAGYIISNTKDMARWMGIQMGIVQDIPEIFHTLIEKSHRGDMSVSAVNNMYYAAGWSVNADQTIIEHTGGNPNFTTKVAILLNERTAICLLSNGANTNLNLVLKVKDILDGNLPQSYEMSGTQLLDIILSSITIIFCLLAIRLFLLGLQRRKTNDRQPMTKKRIIVTVICLNATIALGALCFAFDWSTILIWQTYSVLTALVSSALLTASITWFVYTHR
- a CDS encoding MepB family protein: MALTPTHQGECHSFFIYCFVPASTDLLVINTFTSTNNIGQFIFPKEVLLKQKILKTNNTKGKMAIRVYPSWEIPTSKEAIATQKWQLDYFIEMTNQNHLSLKELLKLYFN